One Ostrea edulis chromosome 2, xbOstEdul1.1, whole genome shotgun sequence genomic region harbors:
- the LOC125682201 gene encoding fibropellin-1-like isoform X2, with the protein MTFKFLIKNLLFTLVVHWSNSWPLSGDRSSIKHACSELAGCEQGCVLNNNKPQCFCYPGYTLQTNGQSCKTTRSPQSAARVKNNVPISLSDVFTHKEEGCRGDMCRNVKFYPEHDRKPNFKELCPPNFRSVVTNGVRVCVDPSNINNFPNPKVKNTSHKKQNLNRKLNISMSEKLFRIARQNAKKELYRIPEHNSSSQSPQHLAIIRKYSERQQRPRCQNDEVLVPTVNGVVCRKQCEPGQVVREEQGIKTCVNLPFKITDNPCPEGHRPTQTTIGIVCEKHSETKIGNIQAGKPLCTAGERLVHLQTGPVCISSKSRRPVCKDGEDLVQLRKEFYCVLSKPEVKPKCNSQEEEKHSDQGTECRPKACADGLIPVKTPVGTVCQFDSQSIPAVETKQCAPGQTLITTEDGPECWFISDSKKREIICPPGQVLVGGTTCKDPMLISPDEVSCPLGQELVMTLNGAECQYRRSQSNELQHTHITRCPEREVLTLESDKFVCYPTEHDLTDVICDAGHVIVQGHTNILECVSEEQTNLVCEFGLVLTRTVHGYLCEQHTKTGSPVPISDCGPGQALVVEGDRKMCVGVENNVHLCGPGHEAVLGISGEVICRASPTPPTESSDVIQPCSVPGPGKGCLDIETIRKMECVPECANGGSCKNGQCDCPPGLSGTACHEDVDECARLPLDHCHFSCRNTFGSFHCVCANGFTLSPDGRTCIEEHCFPGCLNGGACVGGKCQCADGFSGSLCQEDVNECVKYSNPCEHRCRNTYGSFFCTCPQGSRLREDKRTCQSSTCNPNCINGGRCLNNRCRCAPGYYGIICQLDIDECYLNPCEHKCVNTIGSYYCASEDRQDPDTNKHT; encoded by the exons AAATGGACAATCGTGTAAAACGACGAGGAGCCCTCAAAGTg CTGCCCGGGTTAAAAACAACGTTCCAATATCACTTTCAGACGTGTTCACTCACAAAGAAGAGGGGTGTCGAGGGGATATGTGCCGAAATGTTAAGTTTTATCCTGAACACGACAGGAAACCAAATTTTAAGGAGTTATGTCCTCCTAATTTCCGCTCTGTTGTCACAAATGGTGTCAGGGTATGTGTGGATCCATCAAACATTAACAATTTTCCAAATCCCAAGGTAAAGAACACGTCCCACAAAAAGCAGAATCTCAATAGAAAGTTAAACATCAGTATGTCTGAAAAACTATTTAGAATTGCAAGACAAAACGCTAAAAAGGAGCTTTATAGGATACCAGAGCATAACAGCTCATCTCAAAGTCCCCAACATCTAGCGATCATTCGAAAGTATTCTGAACGACAACAAAGGCCAAGATGCCAAAATGACGAAGTCTTAGTTCCAACTGTCAACGGCGTAGTATGTCGCAAACAATGTGAGCCTGGTCAAGTTGTGCGGGAAGAGCAAGGCATCAAAACGTGCGTCAATCTTCCCTTCAAAATCACAGACAATCCATGTCCAGAAGGTCACAGACCAACGCAGACGACAATCGGCATTGTGTGCGAGAAACATTCGGAAACCAAGATAGGCAACATCCAAGCAGGCAAACCCCTGTGCACCGCCGGCGAACGTCTGGTTCATTTACAGACTGGTCCGGTGTGCATTTCATCAAAATCAAGGCGTCCAGTTTGTAAGGATGGAGAAGATCTTGTTCAGTTAAGGAAAGAATTTTACTGCGTTTTGTCAAAACCAGAGGTAAAACCGAAATGTAATTCCCAAGAGGAGGAGAAACACTCGGATCAGGGTACAGAGTGTCGTCCTAAAGCTTGTGCCGACGGATTAATTCCTGTAAAGACTCCAGTGGGAACAGTTTGTCAATTCGATTCACAGAGCATCCCAGCAGTGGAAACAAAGCAATGCGCCCCAGGACAGACCTTAATAACAACAGAAGACGGACCGGAATGCTGGTTTATTTCAGATTCAAAGAAACGTGAAATCATTTGTCCACCTGGTCAAGTTCTAGTCGGAGGAACCACTTGTAAAGACCCTATGTTAATATCTCCAGACGAAGTATCGTGTCCACTGGGACAAGAGTTAGTAATGACGCTCAATGGCGCCGAGTGCCAGTATCGGCGCTCTCAGTCCAATGAACTGCAGCATACCCATATAACGCGTTGTCCAGAGAGAGAGGTTCTTACATTGGAATCGGACAAGTTCGTTTGTTACCCGACGGAACATGACCTTACAGACGTAATTTGCGATGCTGGACACGTGATCGTCCAGGGGCACACAAATATTTTAGAGTGCGTCTCAGAGGAACAAACAAATCTGGTTTGTGAGTTTGGTTTAGTGCTAACCCGCACTGTCCACGGTTATTTGTGTGAGCAACATACGAAAACAGGTTCTCCTGTCCCAATAAGTGACTGTGGACCAGGACAGGCTTTAGTGGTGGAAGGAGATAGAAAAATGTGCGTGGGCGTGGAGAATAATGTCCATCTCTGTGGGCCAGGGCACGAGGCAGTGCTGGGTATTTCGGGGGAGGTCATATGTAGAGCTTCACCAACGCCACCTACAG AATCGAGTGATGTCATTCAACCCTGTTCTG TTCCTGGACCTGGAAAGGGGTGTTTGGATATTGAAACCATCCGGAAAATGGAATGTGTCCCAGAATGTGCTAACGGTGGCTCTTGTAAAAATGGACAGTGTGATTGCCCTCCCGGACTATCTGGTACAGCTTGTCATGAAG ACGTGGACGAATGTGCCAGATTGCCATTGGACCATTGTCATTTTTCCTGTAGGAACACCTTTGGAAGTTTTCATTGTGTCTGCGCAAATGGTTTCACCCTAAGTCCTGACGGACGAACATGCATTG AGGAGCACTGCTTCCCAGGGTGCCTCAATGGCGGAGCGTGCGTGGGTGGTAAATGTCAATGTGCGGACGGATTTTCGGGATCTCTCTGTCAGGAAG ACGTGAATGAGTGTGTAAAGTACTCTAATCCCTGTGAACACCGGTGTCGCAACACGTATGGGTCTTTCTTCTGTACCTGTCCCCAAGGAAGTCGCCTGAGGGAGGATAAAAGGACTTGTCAGA GCTCAACGTGTAACCCAAACTGTATCAACGGCGGTCGTTGCCTTAACAACCGATGCAGGTGCGCGCCGGGATATTACGGGATCATTTGTCAACTAG ATATTGATGAATGTTATTTGAACCCATGCGAACACAAATGTGTGAATACAATTGGGAGTTACTACTGTGCTTCAGAAGATAGACAAGACCCAGATACAAACAAACACACGTGA
- the LOC125682201 gene encoding fibropellin-1-like isoform X3 codes for MTFKFLIKNLLFTLVVHWSNSWPLSGDRSSIKHACSELAGCEQGCVLNNNKPQCFCYPGYTLQTNGQSCKTTRSPQSAARVKNNVPISLSDVFTHKEEGCRGDMCRNVKFYPEHDRKPNFKELCPPNFRSVVTNGVRVCVDPSNINNFPNPKVKNTSHKKQNLNRKLNISMSEKLFRIARQNAKKELYRIPEHNSSSQSPQHLAIIRKYSERQQRPRCQNDEVLVPTVNGVVCRKQCEPGQVVREEQGIKTCVNLPFKITDNPCPEGHRPTQTTIGIVCEKHSETKIGNIQAGKPLCTAGERLVHLQTGPVCISSKSRRPVCKDGEDLVQLRKEFYCVLSKPEVKPKCNSQEEEKHSDQGTECRPKACADGLIPVKTPVGTVCQFDSQSIPAVETKQCAPGQTLITTEDGPECWFISDSKKREIICPPGQVLVGGTTCKDPMLISPDEVSCPLGQELVMTLNGAECQYRRSQSNELQHTHITRCPEREVLTLESDKFVCYPTEHDLTDVICDAGHVIVQGHTNILECVSEEQTNLVCEFGLVLTRTVHGYLCEQHTKTGSPVPISDCGPGQALVVEGDRKMCVGVENNVHLCGPGHEAVLGISGEVICRASPTPPTESSDVIQPCSEEHCFPGCLNGGACVGGKCQCADGFSGSLCQEDVNECVKYSNPCEHRCRNTYGSFFCTCPQGSRLREDKRTCQSSTCNPNCINGGRCLNNRCRCAPGYYGIICQLDIDECYLNPCEHKCVNTIGSYYCASEDRQDPDTNKHT; via the exons AAATGGACAATCGTGTAAAACGACGAGGAGCCCTCAAAGTg CTGCCCGGGTTAAAAACAACGTTCCAATATCACTTTCAGACGTGTTCACTCACAAAGAAGAGGGGTGTCGAGGGGATATGTGCCGAAATGTTAAGTTTTATCCTGAACACGACAGGAAACCAAATTTTAAGGAGTTATGTCCTCCTAATTTCCGCTCTGTTGTCACAAATGGTGTCAGGGTATGTGTGGATCCATCAAACATTAACAATTTTCCAAATCCCAAGGTAAAGAACACGTCCCACAAAAAGCAGAATCTCAATAGAAAGTTAAACATCAGTATGTCTGAAAAACTATTTAGAATTGCAAGACAAAACGCTAAAAAGGAGCTTTATAGGATACCAGAGCATAACAGCTCATCTCAAAGTCCCCAACATCTAGCGATCATTCGAAAGTATTCTGAACGACAACAAAGGCCAAGATGCCAAAATGACGAAGTCTTAGTTCCAACTGTCAACGGCGTAGTATGTCGCAAACAATGTGAGCCTGGTCAAGTTGTGCGGGAAGAGCAAGGCATCAAAACGTGCGTCAATCTTCCCTTCAAAATCACAGACAATCCATGTCCAGAAGGTCACAGACCAACGCAGACGACAATCGGCATTGTGTGCGAGAAACATTCGGAAACCAAGATAGGCAACATCCAAGCAGGCAAACCCCTGTGCACCGCCGGCGAACGTCTGGTTCATTTACAGACTGGTCCGGTGTGCATTTCATCAAAATCAAGGCGTCCAGTTTGTAAGGATGGAGAAGATCTTGTTCAGTTAAGGAAAGAATTTTACTGCGTTTTGTCAAAACCAGAGGTAAAACCGAAATGTAATTCCCAAGAGGAGGAGAAACACTCGGATCAGGGTACAGAGTGTCGTCCTAAAGCTTGTGCCGACGGATTAATTCCTGTAAAGACTCCAGTGGGAACAGTTTGTCAATTCGATTCACAGAGCATCCCAGCAGTGGAAACAAAGCAATGCGCCCCAGGACAGACCTTAATAACAACAGAAGACGGACCGGAATGCTGGTTTATTTCAGATTCAAAGAAACGTGAAATCATTTGTCCACCTGGTCAAGTTCTAGTCGGAGGAACCACTTGTAAAGACCCTATGTTAATATCTCCAGACGAAGTATCGTGTCCACTGGGACAAGAGTTAGTAATGACGCTCAATGGCGCCGAGTGCCAGTATCGGCGCTCTCAGTCCAATGAACTGCAGCATACCCATATAACGCGTTGTCCAGAGAGAGAGGTTCTTACATTGGAATCGGACAAGTTCGTTTGTTACCCGACGGAACATGACCTTACAGACGTAATTTGCGATGCTGGACACGTGATCGTCCAGGGGCACACAAATATTTTAGAGTGCGTCTCAGAGGAACAAACAAATCTGGTTTGTGAGTTTGGTTTAGTGCTAACCCGCACTGTCCACGGTTATTTGTGTGAGCAACATACGAAAACAGGTTCTCCTGTCCCAATAAGTGACTGTGGACCAGGACAGGCTTTAGTGGTGGAAGGAGATAGAAAAATGTGCGTGGGCGTGGAGAATAATGTCCATCTCTGTGGGCCAGGGCACGAGGCAGTGCTGGGTATTTCGGGGGAGGTCATATGTAGAGCTTCACCAACGCCACCTACAG AATCGAGTGATGTCATTCAACCCTGTTCTG AGGAGCACTGCTTCCCAGGGTGCCTCAATGGCGGAGCGTGCGTGGGTGGTAAATGTCAATGTGCGGACGGATTTTCGGGATCTCTCTGTCAGGAAG ACGTGAATGAGTGTGTAAAGTACTCTAATCCCTGTGAACACCGGTGTCGCAACACGTATGGGTCTTTCTTCTGTACCTGTCCCCAAGGAAGTCGCCTGAGGGAGGATAAAAGGACTTGTCAGA GCTCAACGTGTAACCCAAACTGTATCAACGGCGGTCGTTGCCTTAACAACCGATGCAGGTGCGCGCCGGGATATTACGGGATCATTTGTCAACTAG ATATTGATGAATGTTATTTGAACCCATGCGAACACAAATGTGTGAATACAATTGGGAGTTACTACTGTGCTTCAGAAGATAGACAAGACCCAGATACAAACAAACACACGTGA
- the LOC125682201 gene encoding fibropellin-1-like isoform X1, protein MTFKFLIKNLLFTLVVHWSNSWPLSGDRSSIKHACSELAGCEQGCVLNNNKPQCFCYPGYTLQTNGQSCKTTRSPQSAARVKNNVPISLSDVFTHKEEGCRGDMCRNVKFYPEHDRKPNFKELCPPNFRSVVTNGVRVCVDPSNINNFPNPKVKNTSHKKQNLNRKLNISMSEKLFRIARQNAKKELYRIPEHNSSSQSPQHLAIIRKYSERQQRPRCQNDEVLVPTVNGVVCRKQCEPGQVVREEQGIKTCVNLPFKITDNPCPEGHRPTQTTIGIVCEKHSETKIGNIQAGKPLCTAGERLVHLQTGPVCISSKSRRPVCKDGEDLVQLRKEFYCVLSKPEVKPKCNSQEEEKHSDQGTECRPKACADGLIPVKTPVGTVCQFDSQSIPAVETKQCAPGQTLITTEDGPECWFISDSKKREIICPPGQVLVGGTTCKDPMLISPDEVSCPLGQELVMTLNGAECQYRRSQSNELQHTHITRCPEREVLTLESDKFVCYPTEHDLTDVICDAGHVIVQGHTNILECVSEEQTNLVCEFGLVLTRTVHGYLCEQHTKTGSPVPISDCGPGQALVVEGDRKMCVGVENNVHLCGPGHEAVLGISGEVICRASPTPPTESSDVIQPCSDECLDTKCGSGLVPGPGKGCLDIETIRKMECVPECANGGSCKNGQCDCPPGLSGTACHEDVDECARLPLDHCHFSCRNTFGSFHCVCANGFTLSPDGRTCIEEHCFPGCLNGGACVGGKCQCADGFSGSLCQEDVNECVKYSNPCEHRCRNTYGSFFCTCPQGSRLREDKRTCQSSTCNPNCINGGRCLNNRCRCAPGYYGIICQLDIDECYLNPCEHKCVNTIGSYYCASEDRQDPDTNKHT, encoded by the exons AAATGGACAATCGTGTAAAACGACGAGGAGCCCTCAAAGTg CTGCCCGGGTTAAAAACAACGTTCCAATATCACTTTCAGACGTGTTCACTCACAAAGAAGAGGGGTGTCGAGGGGATATGTGCCGAAATGTTAAGTTTTATCCTGAACACGACAGGAAACCAAATTTTAAGGAGTTATGTCCTCCTAATTTCCGCTCTGTTGTCACAAATGGTGTCAGGGTATGTGTGGATCCATCAAACATTAACAATTTTCCAAATCCCAAGGTAAAGAACACGTCCCACAAAAAGCAGAATCTCAATAGAAAGTTAAACATCAGTATGTCTGAAAAACTATTTAGAATTGCAAGACAAAACGCTAAAAAGGAGCTTTATAGGATACCAGAGCATAACAGCTCATCTCAAAGTCCCCAACATCTAGCGATCATTCGAAAGTATTCTGAACGACAACAAAGGCCAAGATGCCAAAATGACGAAGTCTTAGTTCCAACTGTCAACGGCGTAGTATGTCGCAAACAATGTGAGCCTGGTCAAGTTGTGCGGGAAGAGCAAGGCATCAAAACGTGCGTCAATCTTCCCTTCAAAATCACAGACAATCCATGTCCAGAAGGTCACAGACCAACGCAGACGACAATCGGCATTGTGTGCGAGAAACATTCGGAAACCAAGATAGGCAACATCCAAGCAGGCAAACCCCTGTGCACCGCCGGCGAACGTCTGGTTCATTTACAGACTGGTCCGGTGTGCATTTCATCAAAATCAAGGCGTCCAGTTTGTAAGGATGGAGAAGATCTTGTTCAGTTAAGGAAAGAATTTTACTGCGTTTTGTCAAAACCAGAGGTAAAACCGAAATGTAATTCCCAAGAGGAGGAGAAACACTCGGATCAGGGTACAGAGTGTCGTCCTAAAGCTTGTGCCGACGGATTAATTCCTGTAAAGACTCCAGTGGGAACAGTTTGTCAATTCGATTCACAGAGCATCCCAGCAGTGGAAACAAAGCAATGCGCCCCAGGACAGACCTTAATAACAACAGAAGACGGACCGGAATGCTGGTTTATTTCAGATTCAAAGAAACGTGAAATCATTTGTCCACCTGGTCAAGTTCTAGTCGGAGGAACCACTTGTAAAGACCCTATGTTAATATCTCCAGACGAAGTATCGTGTCCACTGGGACAAGAGTTAGTAATGACGCTCAATGGCGCCGAGTGCCAGTATCGGCGCTCTCAGTCCAATGAACTGCAGCATACCCATATAACGCGTTGTCCAGAGAGAGAGGTTCTTACATTGGAATCGGACAAGTTCGTTTGTTACCCGACGGAACATGACCTTACAGACGTAATTTGCGATGCTGGACACGTGATCGTCCAGGGGCACACAAATATTTTAGAGTGCGTCTCAGAGGAACAAACAAATCTGGTTTGTGAGTTTGGTTTAGTGCTAACCCGCACTGTCCACGGTTATTTGTGTGAGCAACATACGAAAACAGGTTCTCCTGTCCCAATAAGTGACTGTGGACCAGGACAGGCTTTAGTGGTGGAAGGAGATAGAAAAATGTGCGTGGGCGTGGAGAATAATGTCCATCTCTGTGGGCCAGGGCACGAGGCAGTGCTGGGTATTTCGGGGGAGGTCATATGTAGAGCTTCACCAACGCCACCTACAG AATCGAGTGATGTCATTCAACCCTGTTCTG ACGAATGCTTAGATACGAAATGTGGTTCGGGTTTAGTTCCTGGACCTGGAAAGGGGTGTTTGGATATTGAAACCATCCGGAAAATGGAATGTGTCCCAGAATGTGCTAACGGTGGCTCTTGTAAAAATGGACAGTGTGATTGCCCTCCCGGACTATCTGGTACAGCTTGTCATGAAG ACGTGGACGAATGTGCCAGATTGCCATTGGACCATTGTCATTTTTCCTGTAGGAACACCTTTGGAAGTTTTCATTGTGTCTGCGCAAATGGTTTCACCCTAAGTCCTGACGGACGAACATGCATTG AGGAGCACTGCTTCCCAGGGTGCCTCAATGGCGGAGCGTGCGTGGGTGGTAAATGTCAATGTGCGGACGGATTTTCGGGATCTCTCTGTCAGGAAG ACGTGAATGAGTGTGTAAAGTACTCTAATCCCTGTGAACACCGGTGTCGCAACACGTATGGGTCTTTCTTCTGTACCTGTCCCCAAGGAAGTCGCCTGAGGGAGGATAAAAGGACTTGTCAGA GCTCAACGTGTAACCCAAACTGTATCAACGGCGGTCGTTGCCTTAACAACCGATGCAGGTGCGCGCCGGGATATTACGGGATCATTTGTCAACTAG ATATTGATGAATGTTATTTGAACCCATGCGAACACAAATGTGTGAATACAATTGGGAGTTACTACTGTGCTTCAGAAGATAGACAAGACCCAGATACAAACAAACACACGTGA